The proteins below are encoded in one region of Caulobacter henricii:
- the hfq gene encoding RNA chaperone Hfq, which translates to MSAEKKQNLQDTFLNSVRKSKTPLTIFLVNGVKLQGVVSWFDNFCVLLRRDGQSQLVYKHAISTIMPAQPVQLYEPSADSDD; encoded by the coding sequence ATGTCTGCCGAAAAGAAACAAAATCTGCAGGATACGTTCCTGAACAGCGTGCGCAAATCAAAGACGCCGCTCACCATTTTCCTGGTCAATGGCGTCAAGCTGCAGGGCGTTGTCAGCTGGTTCGACAATTTCTGTGTGCTTTTGCGGCGCGATGGACAGTCGCAACTGGTCTATAAGCACGCCATCTCGACCATCATGCCGGCCCAGCCTGTCCAGCTGTACGAGCCGAGCGCCGATTCCGACGATTGA
- a CDS encoding D-amino-acid transaminase yields the protein MSRFAYVNGRFVRHGDAVVHIEDRGYQLADGVYEVWAIFDGKLADAEGHFARLWRSLDSLRIAHPMGQAALTCVLREAIRRNMVRDGLVYLQVTRGVARRDHAFPNPAVPPSVVVTAKSTDRALAERKAEQGGAVVSVPENRWGRCDIKSIGLLPNALAKQAARERGAIEAWFVDDLGLVTEGASSNAWIIDAEGHLRTRDTNANILRGVTRSTLFEVIRDAGLPINEKPFTIAEAQSAREAFITGAGTLVLPIVSIDGTKVGDGSPGPVATRLRRLYIERARAKAI from the coding sequence ATGTCGCGCTTTGCCTATGTGAACGGCCGTTTTGTCCGCCATGGCGACGCCGTCGTACATATTGAGGACCGTGGCTATCAGCTGGCCGACGGCGTCTATGAGGTCTGGGCGATTTTCGACGGCAAGCTGGCCGATGCTGAAGGCCATTTTGCGCGCCTGTGGCGCAGTCTGGATAGCTTGCGTATCGCGCATCCGATGGGCCAGGCGGCTCTGACCTGCGTCCTGCGCGAAGCGATCCGCCGAAACATGGTACGGGATGGCTTGGTCTATCTGCAGGTGACGCGGGGCGTTGCGCGCCGCGATCATGCCTTTCCAAATCCCGCCGTCCCGCCGTCGGTGGTCGTCACCGCCAAGTCAACGGATCGTGCCCTGGCTGAACGCAAGGCCGAACAAGGTGGGGCTGTGGTCAGCGTGCCTGAGAACCGATGGGGACGCTGCGATATCAAGTCGATTGGTCTCTTGCCGAACGCCTTGGCCAAGCAGGCAGCGCGGGAACGTGGCGCGATCGAAGCCTGGTTTGTTGACGACCTTGGGCTGGTTACCGAGGGCGCATCGTCAAATGCCTGGATCATAGACGCCGAGGGTCATCTGCGGACCCGGGACACCAATGCCAATATTCTGCGTGGCGTCACCCGCTCGACCTTGTTTGAGGTGATCCGGGACGCAGGCCTGCCCATCAACGAAAAGCCCTTCACGATTGCCGAGGCGCAGTCTGCCAGGGAGGCCTTCATCACCGGAGCGGGCACCCTGGTCTTGCCCATCGTCAGCATTGACGGGACCAAGGTCGGCGACGGATCGCCTGGTCCCGTAGCGACCCGGTTGCGGCGTCTTTACATCGAGAGGGCCAGAGCGAAAGCCATCTGA